A genomic segment from Gossypium hirsutum isolate 1008001.06 chromosome D04, Gossypium_hirsutum_v2.1, whole genome shotgun sequence encodes:
- the LOC107910819 gene encoding ankyrin repeat-containing protein ITN1 isoform X2 gives MEPSINIMLISSCEPQEPEENITHMDAWLYKAAAEGNIEVFNNNQGLPLESLKTPNHDNVLHVNLATQENAVSLFNRFLLKFMFFPVQYEICSPSLPNLITRLRGEKRSDFIEQILTKCPSLLLQTNAKGQTPLHVAARYGHSAIVKLLIKSCAKPRDGDLEKLGKDQVNAVREMLRIRDQEFNTALHEAARCGNVEVVKALLEFEDPDFPYSANEKQETPLYIAARRGSGRLLTLLFDKFKSTPHGGSHGRTALHAAAMAGDAEAVKVILKKKGNLTKERDEDGHTPLHYAAHLGLRISVVEELLKWDVSAAYIGDKKRGMTPLLMATRQGNDGTVSKILSLCPDCCEKVDNKGLNFLHYLAFRGSSSPLGHSTFKYKVFKLAGVEIAYGSVNNLMEWECDFGMTPQEVYSTLHYKRYHHKEEIKKFWEEIENDRVAEYPVHRLPTISPKNLEKKREAHLIVAALIATVAFAAAITVPGGLQGEQESKQDTPKNESGTALLIDEAAFKAFVVTNAMAFIFSVCVLTIHFGFQDNILFKLRLWRVSIIYETPPTFGLLGSATVAMVIAFSTGSYVVLKPSHELAIVSYLICPAFFSVMWLILSNKVSVDNI, from the exons ATGGAACCATCCATAAACATCATGCTTATTTCCTCTTGTGAACCTCAGGAGCCTGAAGAGAACATCACTCACATGGATGCTTGGCTGTATAAGGCAGCAGCAGAAGGCAACATTGAAGTATTCAATAATAACCAGGGGCTTCCACTTGAGTCGCTAAAGACCCCAAACCATGACAACGTGCTCCATGTTAACTTGGCAACCCAGGAGAATGCTGTCTCGCTTTTTAACAGATTTCTGTTAAAATTCATGTTCTTCCCCGTACAATATGAAATCTGCTCTCCGTCTTTGCCAAATTTAATTACTAGGTTAAGAGGAGAAAAAAGATCAGATTTTATCGAACAAATTCTCACCAAGTGTCCGTCACTGCTACTCCAAACGAATGCTAAAGGTCAAACTCCTTTGCACGTTGCAGCAAGGTATGGACATTCTGCTATTGTGAAACTTCTAATCAAGTCTTGTGCAAAACCTAGAGATGGAGATTTAGAGAAGCTGGGAAAGGATCAAGTAAATGCAGTGAGGGAGATGCTGAGGATTAGGGATCAGGAATTCAACACGGCTTTACATGAGGCAGCACGGTGTGGCAATGTCGAAGTGGTGAAAGCATTGTTGGAATTTGAAGACCCTGATTTTCCGTATTCTGCCAACGAAAAACAGGAGACTCCACTTTACATAGCAGCTAGGAGAGGATCTGGGCGCTTGTTGACTCTATTATTCGATAAATTCAAATCAACGCCTCATGGCGGCTCCCACGGTAGAACAGCTTTGCATGCAGCAGCTATGGCTGGAGATGCAG AGGCAGTAAAGGTAATATTAAAGAAGAAGGGGAATTTGACAAAGGAAAGAGATGAAGATGGACACACCCCTCTTCATTATGCTGCACACTTGGGTCTTAGAATATCGGTTGTGGAAGAACTGTTAAAATGGGATGTATCAGCTGCTTATATAGGTGATAAAAAGAGGGGGATGACACCCCTTCTTATGGCAACCAGGCAAGGTAATGATGGGACAGTTTCAAAGATTCTCTCTTTATGTCCAGATTGTTGTGAAAAAGTGGACAACAAAGGTTTGAATTTTCTTCATTATCTGGCTTTTAGAGGCTCTTCCTCTCCATTAGGACATTCTACATTTAAGTATAAAGTTTTCAAGCTTGCTGGTGTTGAGATTGCATATGGATCAGTCAATAATTTAATGGAGTGGGAATGTGACTTTGGAATGACACCTCAAGAAGTTTATAGTACACTTCACTATAAGAGATATCATCATAAAGAG GAAATCAAAAAATTCTGGGAAGAAATTGAGAATGATCGAGTGGCAGAATACCCAGTTCATCGCTTGCCAACTATCTCTCCAAAAAACTTGGAGAAGAAAAGAGAGGCTCATTTAATAGTGGCAGCACTTATAGCCACCGTCGCATTCGCAGCGGCAATAACTGTTCCTGGTGGTTTGCAGGGTGAACAAGAGTCAAAACAAGACACTCCAAAAAATGAGTCAGGCACTGCCCTTTTGATTGATGAGGCAGCCTTTAAAGCATTTGTTGTAACAAATGCAATGGCCTTTATTTTCTCTGTTTGTGTCCTCACCATTCATTTTGGGTTTCaggataatatattatttaaacttAGGCTTTGGCGTGTAAGTATTATATACGAAACCCCGCCTACTTTTGGACTCCTTGGGTCTGCAACGGTTGCGATGGTGATTGCTTTCAGCACAGGCAGTTATGTGGTCTTAAAACCTTCCCACGAGCTTGCCATTGTTTCATATCTCATCTGCCCTGCCTTTTTTTCCGTAATGTGGCTAATTTTGAGTAATAAAGTATCTGTGGATAATATATAA
- the LOC107910819 gene encoding ankyrin repeat-containing protein ITN1 isoform X1 produces the protein MEPSINIMLISSCEPQEPEENITHMDAWLYKAAAEGNIEVFNNNQGLPLESLKTPNHDNVLHVNLATQENAVSLFNRFLLKFMFFPVQYEICSPSLPNLITRLRGEKRSDFIEQILTKCPSLLLQTNAKGQTPLHVAARYGHSAIVKLLIKSCAKPRDGDLEKLGKDQVNAVREMLRIRDQEFNTALHEAARCGNVEVVKALLEFEDPDFPYSANEKQETPLYIAARRGSGRLLTLLFDKFKSTPHGGSHGRTALHAAAMAGDAEAVKVILKKKGNLTKERDEDGHTPLHYAAHLGLRISVVEELLKWDVSAAYIGDKKRGMTPLLMATRQGNDGTVSKILSLCPDCCEKVDNKGLNFLHYLAFRGSSSPLGHSTFKYKVFKLAGVEIAYGSVNNLMEWECDFGMTPQEVYSTLHYKRYHHKEKEIKKFWEEIENDRVAEYPVHRLPTISPKNLEKKREAHLIVAALIATVAFAAAITVPGGLQGEQESKQDTPKNESGTALLIDEAAFKAFVVTNAMAFIFSVCVLTIHFGFQDNILFKLRLWRVSIIYETPPTFGLLGSATVAMVIAFSTGSYVVLKPSHELAIVSYLICPAFFSVMWLILSNKVSVDNI, from the exons ATGGAACCATCCATAAACATCATGCTTATTTCCTCTTGTGAACCTCAGGAGCCTGAAGAGAACATCACTCACATGGATGCTTGGCTGTATAAGGCAGCAGCAGAAGGCAACATTGAAGTATTCAATAATAACCAGGGGCTTCCACTTGAGTCGCTAAAGACCCCAAACCATGACAACGTGCTCCATGTTAACTTGGCAACCCAGGAGAATGCTGTCTCGCTTTTTAACAGATTTCTGTTAAAATTCATGTTCTTCCCCGTACAATATGAAATCTGCTCTCCGTCTTTGCCAAATTTAATTACTAGGTTAAGAGGAGAAAAAAGATCAGATTTTATCGAACAAATTCTCACCAAGTGTCCGTCACTGCTACTCCAAACGAATGCTAAAGGTCAAACTCCTTTGCACGTTGCAGCAAGGTATGGACATTCTGCTATTGTGAAACTTCTAATCAAGTCTTGTGCAAAACCTAGAGATGGAGATTTAGAGAAGCTGGGAAAGGATCAAGTAAATGCAGTGAGGGAGATGCTGAGGATTAGGGATCAGGAATTCAACACGGCTTTACATGAGGCAGCACGGTGTGGCAATGTCGAAGTGGTGAAAGCATTGTTGGAATTTGAAGACCCTGATTTTCCGTATTCTGCCAACGAAAAACAGGAGACTCCACTTTACATAGCAGCTAGGAGAGGATCTGGGCGCTTGTTGACTCTATTATTCGATAAATTCAAATCAACGCCTCATGGCGGCTCCCACGGTAGAACAGCTTTGCATGCAGCAGCTATGGCTGGAGATGCAG AGGCAGTAAAGGTAATATTAAAGAAGAAGGGGAATTTGACAAAGGAAAGAGATGAAGATGGACACACCCCTCTTCATTATGCTGCACACTTGGGTCTTAGAATATCGGTTGTGGAAGAACTGTTAAAATGGGATGTATCAGCTGCTTATATAGGTGATAAAAAGAGGGGGATGACACCCCTTCTTATGGCAACCAGGCAAGGTAATGATGGGACAGTTTCAAAGATTCTCTCTTTATGTCCAGATTGTTGTGAAAAAGTGGACAACAAAGGTTTGAATTTTCTTCATTATCTGGCTTTTAGAGGCTCTTCCTCTCCATTAGGACATTCTACATTTAAGTATAAAGTTTTCAAGCTTGCTGGTGTTGAGATTGCATATGGATCAGTCAATAATTTAATGGAGTGGGAATGTGACTTTGGAATGACACCTCAAGAAGTTTATAGTACACTTCACTATAAGAGATATCATCATAAAGAG AAGGAAATCAAAAAATTCTGGGAAGAAATTGAGAATGATCGAGTGGCAGAATACCCAGTTCATCGCTTGCCAACTATCTCTCCAAAAAACTTGGAGAAGAAAAGAGAGGCTCATTTAATAGTGGCAGCACTTATAGCCACCGTCGCATTCGCAGCGGCAATAACTGTTCCTGGTGGTTTGCAGGGTGAACAAGAGTCAAAACAAGACACTCCAAAAAATGAGTCAGGCACTGCCCTTTTGATTGATGAGGCAGCCTTTAAAGCATTTGTTGTAACAAATGCAATGGCCTTTATTTTCTCTGTTTGTGTCCTCACCATTCATTTTGGGTTTCaggataatatattatttaaacttAGGCTTTGGCGTGTAAGTATTATATACGAAACCCCGCCTACTTTTGGACTCCTTGGGTCTGCAACGGTTGCGATGGTGATTGCTTTCAGCACAGGCAGTTATGTGGTCTTAAAACCTTCCCACGAGCTTGCCATTGTTTCATATCTCATCTGCCCTGCCTTTTTTTCCGTAATGTGGCTAATTTTGAGTAATAAAGTATCTGTGGATAATATATAA
- the LOC107910820 gene encoding ankyrin repeat-containing protein ITN1, whose protein sequence is MEDIGEPEKLVESITYMDVPLYKAAAEGKIEEFDNCQGLNLESLKTPNYDNVLHVNLANSERTASAWSFKSRSRRSNRSDFVKKILGECPLLLLQANRKGQTPLHIAARYGRSTTVKLFIESRANGDIENLGMDELEAVREMLRLKDEESNTALHVAARYGHVGVVQALLELEDPDFPYSVNKNHETPLYLASKGGYWRSVTILLDKWKSTVHGGPYGRTALHAAVMSGDVETTKIILKVKGDLTKETDENGHTPLHYAAHLGYNPIVEKLLKRDVSAAYIGDKKWEMTPLLMAARQGHERTVRKILFHCPACCEKVDKRGWNLLHFLAFRDCSLELILSFIMTGDAKYKYGSIKNLMDWKDASGITPQQVCDAYQGKASCKSKNDQCKMEQIVKLVKDIVVNEEVAEEAVDSVPSPTVMGNDLEKRLSLEKARDTQLVVAALVATVTFAAAITVPGGFKGEKEIDQGTPFLIHKAAFQTFIVTDAIAFGLSVHVLLIHYGMLQHFQSRSRDKIGFNITSASPFLGYAMYAMMIAFCTAVYVMLKPSHGLAITSCSLGLSSFFFYFLKGVFDGFLESSRKNEV, encoded by the exons ATGGAAGATATTGGTGAACCTGAGAAGCTTGTAGAGAGCATCACTTACATGGATGTTCCTTTGTATAAGGCTGCAGCAGAAGGCAAAATTGAAGAATTTGATAATTGCCAGGGCCTTAACCTTGAGTCACTAAAGACCCCAAACTATGACAATGTGCTCCATGTTAACTTGGCAAACAGCGAGCGTACTGCGAGTGCATGGTCTTTTAAATCAAGGTCCAGACGCAGTAACAGGTCagattttgtcaaaaaaattctTGGCGAGTGTCCGTTACTGCTACTCCAAGCGAACCGTAAAGGTCAAACTCCATTGCACATTGCAGCAAGGTATGGACGTTCTACCACTGTGAAACTTTTTATCGAGTCTCGCGCTAATGGAGATATAGAAAACCTGGGAATGGATGAATTGGAGGCTGTTAGGGAGATGTTGAGGCTTAAGGATGAGGAATCCAACACGGCTTTACATGTAGCAGCACGGTATGGCCATGTTGGAGTGGTACAAGCGTTGCTGGAGCTTGAAGACCCTGATTTTCCATATTCTGTGAACAAAAACCACGAAACTCCACTTTACTTGGCTTCTAAGGGAGGATATTGGCGATCGGTGACTATATTATTAGATAAATGGAAATCAACCGTTCATGGGGGGCCGTACGGTAGAACAGCTTTGCATGCAGCAGTTATGTCTGGAGATGTAG AGACAACAAAGATAATACTGAAGGTGAAAGGGGATTTAACAAAGGAAACAGATGAAAATGGACACACCCCACTTCATTATGCAGCACACTTAGGTTACAATCCAATAGTGGAAAAGCTGTTAAAGAGGGATGTATCAGCTGCTTATATAGGTGATAAAAAGTGGGAGATGACACCCCTTCTTATGGCAGCCAGGCAAGGCCATGAACGAACAGTAAGAAAGATTCTCTTTCATTGTCCAGCTTGTTGTGAAAAAGTGGACAAAAGAGGTTGGAATTTACTTCATTTTTTGGCGTTTAGAGACTGTTCTCTTGAATTAATTCTTTCCTTTATCATGACTGGTGATGCGAAGTATAAATATGGGTCAATAAAAAATCTAATGGACTGGAAAGATGCCTCTGGAATCACACCTCAACAAGTTTGTGATGCATATCAAGGCAAGGCATCTTGCAAGTCCAAGAACGATCAATGTAAAATG GAGCAAATTGTGAAATTGGTGAAAGATATTGTTGTTAATGAAGAAGTGGCGGAGGAAGCAGTTGATTCCGTTCCCTCGCCAACTGTCATGGGAAATGATTTGGAGAAGAGACTATCTCTGGAGAAGGCAAGAGATACTCAACTAGTAGTGGCAGCACTTGTAGCCACCGTCACATTTGCAGCAGCAATAACTGTTCCAGGTGGTTTCAAGGGTGAAAAAGAAATAGATCAGGGCACTCCTTTTCTAATTCATAAGGCAGCATTCCAAACATTTATAGTAACAGATGCAATAGCCTTTGGTCTCTCTGTTCATGTCCTCCTCATCCACTATGGGATGTTGCAACATTTTCAGTCACGTTCGCGTGATAAAATAGGATTTAACATAACGTCAGCTTCTCCTTTCCTCGGTTATGCAATGTATGCGATGATGATTGCTTTCTGCACAGCCGTTTATGTGATGTTAAAACCTTCCCACGGACTTGCCATCACTTCATGTTCCCTCGGCCTTAGcagttttttcttttattttcttaaaggAGTTTTTGACGGATTTTTGGAATCTTCAAGGAAAAATGAGGTCTAA
- the LOC107910822 gene encoding uncharacterized protein, which produces MAPVLMAARQCHLETVSKILSLCLDCCENVDNKSLNLLHYLAFRGSSSPLGRSLFKRGGIQIVYRLLRNLMELEGAFGMTPQEVFSVLRSEKHHQKQVCKYILHFQGRSKSKNCWKKLRMIKWRTNQLFNLACEIFLKKAWRREEMLI; this is translated from the coding sequence ATGGCACCCGTTCTTATGGCAGCCAGGCAATGTCATCTGGAAACAGTTTCAAAGATTCTCTCTTTATGTCTAGATTGCTGTGAAAATGTGGACAACAAAAGTTTGAATTTACTTCATTATCTGGCTTTTAGAGGCTCTTCCTCTCCATTAGGACGTTCTCTTTTCAAGCGTGGTGGCATTCAGATTGTATACAGATTACTTAGAAATCTAATGGAGTTAGAAGGTGCTTTTGGAATGACACCTCAAGAAGTTTTTAGTGTACTTCGATCTGAGAAACATCATCAGAAGCAGGTGTGTAAATATATATTGCATTTCCAAGGCAGAAGCAAATCAAAGAATTGTTGGAAGAAATTGAGAATGATCAAGTGGCGGACGAACCAGTTATTCAATTTGGCGTGCGAAATATTTCTAAAGAAAGCTTGGAGAAGAGAAGAAATGCTCATTTAG